The Salvelinus namaycush isolate Seneca chromosome 13, SaNama_1.0, whole genome shotgun sequence genome includes a region encoding these proteins:
- the LOC120057812 gene encoding translin-like — protein sequence MYFGELKPKSPLEQHYSGPGGWSLNILDHSIVEVVREKGFHLDVEDYLAGVLIMASELSRLVVNSVTAGDYGRPLRISNFINELDSGFRLLNLKNDPLRKRYDGLKYDVKKIEEVVYDLSICGLAKEQETGGNK from the exons ATGTACTTTGGAGAGCTCAAACCAAAATCCCCACTGGAACAGCATTACAG TGGCCCCGGTGGATGGAGTTTGAacattttagaccattccattg TCGAGGTGGTGCGAGAGAAGGGATTCCACCTGGATGTTGAAGATTACCTGGCAGGTGTGCTGATCATGGCCAGTGAACTG TCTCGCCTGGTGGTGAACAGCGTCACAGCAGGGGACTATGGCCGCCCCCTCCGAATCTCCAACTTCATCAACGAGCTGGACTCTGGCTTCCGACTGCTCAACCTCAAGAACGACCCCCTGAGGAAGCGCTACGACGGCCTCAAGTACGACGTGAAGAAGATAGAGGAGGTAGTCTACGACCTGTCTATCTGTGGCCTGGCCAAGGAGCAGGAGACTGGGGGAAACAAGTAG